A single Phycisphaerae bacterium DNA region contains:
- a CDS encoding alpha-E domain-containing protein, which produces MMLSRVADSLYWMSRYLERAEHMARVLDVQLHIALDVAPHTASLGWICLLNSLRFEMPAEISADARAVTNALAFDPNSPCSIVSCISQARENARQIREQIPTEMWEELNNLYLSMRDMNTDRLWAAGPHAFFRGVQRGAQLVAGLSDSALNHGEGWQFIRLGRYLERAIVLAWLLDSHFGMRGAGDDREATPSDFVAWAGLLRMCSAYEAYCRVHTVELQPRRILDFLLLNVEFPHAVRFCARQIDKAITGIAGWTGTAHIAPACRLAGRLNADLAYGTIDEVLAGDLGTYLNTVVKTGASVHDAVYNQYISYTVDSVLQGELVEA; this is translated from the coding sequence ATGATGCTTTCGCGCGTAGCTGATTCGCTCTACTGGATGTCCCGCTACCTCGAGCGCGCCGAGCACATGGCCCGCGTCCTCGACGTGCAGCTTCACATCGCCCTCGACGTCGCCCCGCACACCGCCTCGCTCGGCTGGATCTGCCTGCTCAACAGCCTCCGCTTCGAAATGCCCGCCGAGATCAGCGCCGACGCCCGCGCCGTCACCAACGCCCTCGCCTTCGACCCTAACAGCCCCTGCTCCATCGTCTCCTGCATTTCGCAGGCCCGCGAGAACGCCCGCCAGATCCGCGAACAGATTCCCACCGAGATGTGGGAAGAGCTGAACAACCTATACCTGTCGATGCGCGACATGAACACCGATCGCCTCTGGGCCGCCGGTCCCCACGCCTTCTTCCGCGGCGTGCAACGCGGCGCGCAGCTCGTCGCCGGTCTCTCGGATTCGGCGCTCAACCATGGCGAAGGCTGGCAGTTCATCCGCCTCGGCCGCTACCTGGAGCGCGCCATCGTGCTCGCCTGGCTGCTCGACTCACATTTCGGCATGCGCGGCGCTGGTGACGATCGCGAGGCCACGCCCTCCGATTTCGTCGCCTGGGCTGGCCTCCTCCGCATGTGTTCGGCTTACGAAGCCTACTGCCGCGTGCACACCGTCGAATTGCAGCCGCGGCGCATCCTCGACTTCCTCCTGCTCAACGTCGAGTTTCCCCACGCGGTCCGCTTTTGCGCCCGCCAGATTGACAAGGCCATTACCGGCATCGCCGGTTGGACGGGCACGGCGCATATTGCCCCTGCCTGCCGTCTCGCCGGCCGCCTGAACGCCGACCTTGCCTACGGCACTATCGATGAAGTTTTGGCGGGCGACCTCGGAACGTATTTGAACACGGTTGTAAAAACCGGCGCCTCCGTCCACGACGCCGTCTACAACCAGTACATCAGCTATACCGTTGACTCGGTCTTGCAGGGAGAACTCGTAGAAGCCTGA
- a CDS encoding circularly permuted type 2 ATP-grasp protein translates to MTPQAVENTATAHSLAAPYNEAYESGTTARSHYRILQDRLTELGAEEIQRRQQAADLSFLQQGITFTVYGETSGTERIFPYDVLPRIVTAAEWDVLERGMAQRITALNLFLHDLYHDAKIVADGIIPAELVYSCKHYRREMRGIDPPRRAYLTVVGTDLVRTPDGRFAVLEDNLRVPSGVSYMLSNRQVMKRVFPNIFRDYDVRPIDHYGQELLACLREVAPVSQAGARIVLLTPGIYNSAYFEHAFLARQMGIPLVQGQDLVVHDNVVYERTTAGLRRVHVIYRRIDDDFIDPIAFREDSMLGVPGLMNAYRAGNITLANAPGTGVADDKAMYAYVPEIIRYYLKQDPIVDNVETYLMTRPAERDHTLKNLDKLVVKAVGESGGYGMLIGPHSTKAQQEEFREKIMANPRNYIAQPTLSLSVAPCFLEGNIEPRHIDLRIYILFGERARIIPGGLTRVALRKGSLVVNSSQGGGSKDTWVLHD, encoded by the coding sequence ATGACGCCACAGGCTGTCGAAAACACTGCAACTGCGCATTCCCTCGCCGCTCCCTATAACGAGGCGTATGAATCCGGCACGACCGCGCGGTCGCACTACCGCATCCTTCAGGACCGCTTAACAGAACTCGGCGCCGAGGAAATCCAGCGCCGCCAGCAGGCCGCCGACCTCTCCTTCCTCCAGCAGGGCATCACCTTCACCGTTTACGGCGAAACCAGCGGCACCGAGCGCATCTTCCCCTACGACGTCCTGCCGCGGATCGTGACCGCCGCCGAGTGGGATGTTCTTGAGCGCGGCATGGCCCAGCGGATTACGGCGCTGAATCTCTTCCTTCACGACCTCTACCACGACGCGAAGATCGTCGCCGACGGCATCATCCCCGCCGAACTCGTCTATAGCTGCAAGCACTACCGCCGCGAGATGCGCGGCATCGACCCGCCACGCAGAGCGTACCTGACCGTCGTCGGCACCGACCTTGTTCGGACGCCCGACGGTCGTTTCGCCGTGTTGGAAGACAACCTCCGCGTGCCCAGCGGCGTGTCTTACATGCTCTCCAACCGCCAGGTGATGAAGCGCGTCTTCCCCAACATTTTCCGCGACTACGACGTCCGCCCCATCGATCATTACGGCCAGGAGTTGCTCGCCTGCCTCCGCGAAGTCGCCCCCGTCTCGCAGGCCGGCGCTCGGATCGTCCTGCTGACGCCGGGCATCTACAACTCCGCCTACTTCGAGCACGCCTTCCTCGCCCGGCAGATGGGCATCCCCCTCGTGCAAGGCCAGGATCTCGTCGTCCACGACAATGTCGTTTACGAGCGCACCACCGCCGGTCTCCGCCGCGTGCATGTCATCTATCGCCGCATTGACGACGACTTCATCGACCCCATCGCCTTTCGCGAAGACTCCATGCTCGGCGTGCCAGGTCTGATGAACGCCTATCGCGCCGGCAACATCACGTTGGCCAACGCCCCCGGCACCGGCGTCGCCGACGACAAGGCCATGTACGCCTACGTCCCGGAGATCATTCGCTATTACCTGAAACAGGACCCCATCGTAGACAACGTCGAGACGTATTTGATGACGCGCCCCGCCGAGCGCGACCACACGCTGAAGAATCTGGACAAGCTCGTGGTCAAGGCTGTCGGCGAGTCCGGCGGCTACGGAATGTTGATCGGCCCGCACTCGACCAAGGCCCAGCAGGAAGAGTTCCGCGAAAAGATTATGGCCAATCCGCGCAACTACATCGCCCAGCCAACGCTCTCGCTCTCGGTCGCGCCCTGCTTCCTCGAGGGCAATATCGAGCCGCGGCATATAGACCTGCGCATCTACATCCTCTTCGGCGAGCGGGCGCGCATCATTCCCGGCGGTCTCACCAGAGTCGCGCTCCGCAAAGGATCGCTCGTCGTAAACTCCTCCCAAGGCGGGGGAAGCAAAGACACGTGGGTGCTCCATGATTAA
- a CDS encoding HAMP domain-containing sensor histidine kinase → MTQDDRAVPPAEIVNADLDVQQQLAGLERQFADLREQVTQLQRLASLGTLSAILAHEFNNMLAPVVSYSQYALQRDDPQLARTALEKTLAAAQRLAELCPKILSMATDAASSPLIPQSLNPLIPSPYNPLIPVINDAVSCLARDLAKDDITLTVNVPPETQACFHAPTLRQVLFNLLLNARQAMLGRPGRLSISAQRAGDTVELTVADTGPGIKPADLDKIFEPFFSTKRHEAELDRGGVGLGLFVCKQLMTDLGGTISVASRPGQGATFTLTLPVS, encoded by the coding sequence ATGACTCAAGACGATCGTGCAGTTCCACCCGCTGAAATTGTCAACGCCGACCTCGACGTCCAGCAACAACTCGCCGGCCTGGAGCGCCAGTTCGCCGACCTTCGCGAACAAGTGACGCAGCTCCAGCGCCTCGCGTCTCTCGGCACGCTCTCGGCCATCCTCGCGCACGAGTTCAACAATATGCTCGCCCCAGTCGTCAGCTACTCTCAATACGCACTCCAGCGCGACGACCCGCAACTCGCGCGCACGGCCCTCGAAAAAACATTGGCCGCCGCGCAGCGCCTCGCCGAACTCTGCCCCAAGATCCTCAGCATGGCGACCGACGCCGCCTCGTCTCCCTTGATCCCTCAATCCCTTAATCCCTTAATCCCTTCCCCGTATAACCCCTTAATCCCCGTCATCAACGACGCCGTTTCCTGCCTCGCCCGCGACCTCGCCAAGGACGACATCACCCTGACCGTCAATGTTCCGCCCGAAACGCAAGCCTGCTTCCACGCGCCGACGCTCCGCCAGGTCCTCTTCAACCTCCTCCTCAACGCCCGCCAGGCCATGCTCGGCCGCCCCGGTCGCCTTTCGATCTCCGCACAACGCGCCGGCGACACCGTTGAACTCACCGTTGCCGACACCGGCCCAGGCATCAAGCCCGCCGATCTCGACAAAATCTTCGAGCCCTTCTTCTCCACCAAGCGCCACGAGGCCGAACTCGACCGCGGCGGCGTCGGACTCGGCCTCTTCGTCTGCAAGCAGCTCATGACTGACCTCGGCGGCACCATTAGCGTCGCCTCCCGGCCCGGCCAGGGCGCGACCTTCACCCTGACCCTTCCCGTCTCGTAG
- a CDS encoding right-handed parallel beta-helix repeat-containing protein encodes MKRFPMAAVCVLTIATGLWIAHAGDLNPPVGPVAPTMKTLAEVEPRIAINATNTPGDADSLFNISQRGSYYLTGNITGVAGKHGIEIAAGGVTLDLNGFDLVGVAGMGPFDGVSVTVVGLTNVAVVNGSVRNWGHTGIDIFLASNSRVADVLASGNAGNGISAGSVCTVTNCSAYLNTGHGFITGNGCTVSNCSAYTNTGNGISTNGGCTVSNCSVFLNTASGITTSSGCTVADCIARANTLDGIVCGSACVIRGNTCSSNGSGGDGAGIHAFGTDGDNRIEGNNCTDADRGIDVDFAGNLIIKNTCSGNTTNWDVAIGNAVAPIVAATTNGAAIGGNTYAGSLGSTDPNANFTY; translated from the coding sequence ATGAAGCGTTTCCCAATGGCGGCCGTTTGTGTTTTGACCATCGCGACGGGGTTGTGGATTGCCCATGCAGGCGATCTCAATCCGCCCGTTGGGCCGGTCGCGCCGACGATGAAGACGTTGGCGGAAGTCGAGCCGCGGATCGCGATCAATGCGACCAACACGCCCGGCGATGCCGACAGCCTCTTCAATATTTCCCAGCGCGGCTCGTATTACCTCACCGGCAACATCACCGGCGTCGCCGGCAAGCACGGCATCGAGATCGCCGCCGGCGGCGTCACTCTCGACCTCAACGGCTTTGACCTCGTGGGCGTCGCCGGGATGGGGCCCTTCGACGGAGTGAGCGTTACCGTGGTCGGCCTGACAAACGTCGCGGTGGTCAACGGCTCAGTTCGCAATTGGGGTCATACTGGCATCGATATCTTTCTGGCGAGCAACTCCCGCGTGGCCGACGTGCTCGCCAGCGGCAACGCCGGCAATGGCATCAGCGCCGGCAGCGTCTGCACGGTCACCAACTGCTCGGCGTACCTCAACACCGGCCATGGCTTTATCACCGGTAACGGCTGCACGGTTTCGAACTGCTCGGCATACACCAACACCGGCAACGGCATCAGCACCAACGGCGGCTGTACGGTGTCGAACTGCTCGGTGTTCCTCAATACCGCCAGCGGCATTACCACCTCCTCCGGCTGCACGGTCGCCGACTGTATCGCCCGGGCAAATACTCTCGACGGCATCGTGTGCGGATCCGCTTGCGTGATCCGCGGCAACACCTGCTCATCCAACGGCAGTGGCGGCGACGGCGCGGGCATCCACGCCTTCGGCACCGACGGCGACAACCGCATCGAAGGCAACAACTGCACCGATGCCGACCGCGGTATCGACGTGGACTTCGCCGGCAACCTCATCATCAAGAACACCTGTTCGGGGAACACAACGAATTGGGACGTCGCCATCGGGAACGCCGTCGCGCCCATTGTGGCGGCCACGACCAACGGGGCCGCCATTGGCGGCAACACTTACGCAGGCAGTCTTGGGTCGACCGACCCTAACGCGAATTTTACGTATTGA
- a CDS encoding right-handed parallel beta-helix repeat-containing protein: MQRKSGMFKLVLLIGLAAGGVIAVAGNLNPPAGLVAPTHKTLTDVEPRVAINATNTPGDADSVFRITQAGSYYLTGNIAGVAAKSCIEVEVVAPGAVSIDLAGFQIIGTGASLPGVFVAEGGGNVTPITIRNGRIHGGNYAIRALAATSSVVENVHVTGSTIGILCGANALVRGCTVRGVGSTAGIMVGGNSIVEHCISESNSGDGIRTDRSCIVRDCVSNNNTGNGITPFFADRLTVERCVCTGNGGNGVQVDDYGAVRQCTAAGNTLDGIEAQDGGTITDCSATQNGQDGIEVSDRCHVVGNTCDGNGASSVAAGIQATGSDSRIEGNFCSNADKGIDVDGAGNIIVRNTCTGNTTNNWEFVANNVFGPIVDRTAPASPAVAGNTAVDSTATTHPNANFTY; the protein is encoded by the coding sequence ATGCAGCGAAAGTCAGGGATGTTCAAGCTGGTTCTACTCATCGGACTCGCCGCAGGGGGCGTTATTGCCGTCGCTGGCAACCTCAACCCGCCGGCCGGGCTGGTCGCGCCGACGCATAAGACGCTGACGGACGTCGAACCGCGGGTCGCGATCAATGCGACGAATACTCCGGGCGATGCCGACAGCGTGTTCAGGATCACGCAGGCCGGCTCGTACTACCTGACGGGGAATATTGCTGGCGTGGCGGCGAAGTCGTGCATTGAAGTGGAAGTCGTCGCGCCCGGTGCGGTCTCGATCGACTTGGCAGGGTTTCAGATCATTGGAACCGGCGCGTCGCTGCCCGGGGTATTCGTCGCGGAAGGCGGCGGAAACGTCACGCCAATCACGATTCGCAACGGCCGCATCCACGGCGGCAATTACGCCATCCGCGCCCTGGCCGCGACATCGAGCGTCGTCGAGAACGTACATGTGACCGGCAGCACGATCGGCATCCTGTGCGGCGCGAACGCGCTGGTGCGGGGGTGCACGGTGCGGGGCGTCGGCTCCACCGCGGGCATCATGGTCGGGGGCAATTCCATCGTGGAGCACTGCATCTCTGAAAGCAACAGCGGTGATGGCATTCGCACCGACCGCTCGTGCATCGTGCGCGACTGCGTCTCCAACAACAACACGGGCAACGGGATTACGCCGTTTTTCGCCGATCGGCTCACGGTCGAGCGGTGCGTATGCACGGGCAACGGGGGCAACGGCGTCCAGGTGGATGACTACGGCGCGGTGCGGCAATGCACCGCCGCCGGCAACACCCTCGACGGCATCGAGGCGCAGGACGGCGGCACTATTACCGATTGCAGCGCAACTCAAAACGGACAGGATGGCATCGAGGTTTCGGACCGTTGCCACGTCGTGGGCAACACCTGCGACGGCAATGGCGCGAGCAGCGTCGCCGCGGGCATTCAGGCCACCGGCTCGGACAGCCGGATCGAAGGGAACTTCTGCAGCAACGCGGACAAGGGCATCGACGTGGATGGCGCCGGCAACATCATCGTGCGGAATACCTGCACGGGAAACACGACGAACAATTGGGAGTTTGTCGCCAACAACGTCTTCGGTCCGATCGTCGATCGGACGGCGCCGGCCAGCCCGGCGGTGGCGGGGAATACCGCGGTGGACAGCACGGCGACCACCCATCCGAACGCGAACTTTACGTATTGA
- a CDS encoding right-handed parallel beta-helix repeat-containing protein translates to MAALIVAAISGGALAGDLNPPAGAVAPTHKTLTEVEPRIAVNATNTPADTNSIYRITQPGSYYLTGNITGVSAKNGIKFAASGVTLDLMGFEIVGVAGSLDGILVSGNRTNISVANGTVRGWGGDGIDAATATVAGLERLKSYQNGGIGIKLGGNGMIVECTGHLNTGAGISTTAGTLLDRCVATSNTGSGIIASEGSVVAKCVARGNSAHGIDVTNHTLVEGCIVTLNGTGGTNAGIHVNGSGNRIDGNHVSNSDSRGIRVAAAGNVIVRNSVRSSTVQAYDIAAGNDYAQILTLPGAGFTSSVAWANFSDQAPTCVDGIQNGSETGVDCGGGTCPPCGAGQGCLAGSDCVSGICSGGICQP, encoded by the coding sequence TTGGCTGCACTCATTGTGGCGGCTATCAGCGGCGGCGCCCTCGCGGGCGACCTGAACCCGCCGGCCGGCGCGGTCGCGCCGACGCACAAAACGTTGACGGAGGTCGAGCCGCGGATTGCCGTCAATGCGACAAACACGCCGGCCGACACCAACAGCATCTACCGGATCACGCAACCGGGGTCGTATTACCTGACCGGTAACATCACCGGGGTGAGTGCGAAGAACGGCATAAAGTTCGCGGCAAGCGGCGTGACGCTGGACCTCATGGGTTTTGAGATCGTGGGAGTGGCCGGTTCGTTGGATGGTATTCTGGTTTCCGGCAATCGGACCAACATCTCGGTGGCCAATGGCACCGTCAGAGGTTGGGGCGGAGACGGGATCGACGCCGCGACGGCGACGGTCGCCGGGCTGGAGCGCTTGAAGTCGTATCAAAACGGGGGTATCGGAATTAAACTCGGCGGGAACGGGATGATTGTGGAATGCACCGGTCACCTGAATACCGGCGCGGGAATCTCCACAACCGCGGGAACGCTGCTGGATCGGTGCGTGGCAACGTCCAATACCGGTTCAGGAATCATCGCCTCGGAGGGGAGCGTGGTGGCGAAGTGCGTGGCGCGAGGGAATTCTGCGCATGGGATCGACGTCACCAATCACACGCTGGTGGAGGGGTGCATCGTCACGCTAAACGGGACCGGTGGGACCAACGCGGGCATCCATGTGAACGGCAGCGGCAATCGCATCGACGGGAATCATGTGTCGAACAGCGACAGCCGAGGAATTCGCGTGGCCGCGGCGGGCAATGTGATCGTGCGCAACAGCGTGAGAAGCAGCACGGTGCAGGCGTATGACATTGCGGCAGGCAACGATTATGCACAGATCCTGACCTTACCGGGAGCCGGATTCACGAGCAGCGTGGCGTGGGCGAATTTTTCCGATCAAGCGCCGACTTGCGTGGATGGGATTCAAAATGGCAGCGAGACGGGCGTGGATTGCGGAGGCGGAACGTGTCCGCCGTGCGGGGCGGGCCAGGGATGTCTGGCCGGCAGCGATTGCGTGAGCGGAATATGTTCCGGCGGGATTTGCCAACCCTAG
- a CDS encoding alpha/beta hydrolase: protein MSPSQTVASTHGDVYYLDGAGGGGVISNWGRGVKAGLEMAKFDGQFVEPKWETGMGVFADQVASNEYKRQKAGEVAVMIREARRSYPDAPITLMGLSAGTAVAVYTLEALPADCRVDNVVLLGASIGDDYDLTNALQHVSGRLYVFTSDNDAVLNFAVPMAGTADREAGEIPSAGLHGFVVPPGASQSTRRLYSKITNIAWRASFEAEGDWGGHTDTTQPRFVRDHIAPIVLQEGPQNVHPNWRRSS from the coding sequence ATGTCCCCGTCACAAACGGTGGCATCCACTCACGGCGACGTCTACTACCTCGACGGCGCCGGCGGCGGCGGCGTCATCAGCAACTGGGGTCGCGGCGTGAAGGCCGGCCTGGAGATGGCAAAGTTCGACGGCCAGTTTGTCGAGCCGAAATGGGAGACCGGCATGGGCGTCTTCGCCGATCAGGTCGCCAGCAACGAATACAAGCGGCAAAAGGCCGGTGAAGTCGCCGTCATGATCCGCGAAGCCCGCCGATCCTATCCCGACGCTCCGATTACGCTCATGGGTCTTTCCGCCGGGACCGCCGTCGCCGTCTATACGTTGGAGGCCCTCCCCGCCGACTGCCGCGTGGACAACGTCGTACTTCTGGGGGCATCCATCGGTGACGACTATGACCTGACCAATGCACTGCAGCATGTGTCCGGCCGACTGTACGTCTTCACCTCGGACAACGATGCCGTCCTGAACTTCGCCGTCCCCATGGCCGGGACCGCCGACCGCGAAGCCGGTGAAATTCCCTCGGCCGGTCTGCACGGCTTCGTCGTCCCGCCGGGCGCCTCGCAGTCGACGCGCCGCCTTTACTCAAAGATCACCAATATCGCTTGGCGAGCCTCCTTTGAAGCGGAAGGCGATTGGGGCGGTCACACCGACACCACACAGCCGCGCTTCGTCCGCGATCACATCGCGCCCATCGTGCTCCAGGAAGGCCCGCAGAACGTGCATCCGAATTGGCGACGGAGCAGTTAA
- a CDS encoding ion channel: MRESSLRPSHATKLVQEGLRRYSVSHFLVALSVLIISYLFIDSLPYGQLIETALITLVLLSAVAAIGGRRRTLILASALVLPALLARWYDHFDPEPQPHGFTLISGLVCLAFVCFQLLRYILRAPRVDSQVLCAGIATFLLIALVWSSAYSLVARWVPGSFVFTAGNGSNRVMAHFEAVYFSFATLTGGCGDIVPGSRVAQWLVMIESTTGMLYVTLLIARLVGLYTTEKPGPKPGA; this comes from the coding sequence ATGCGTGAGTCCTCGCTTCGTCCATCGCACGCAACCAAGCTCGTCCAGGAAGGACTGCGCCGCTACTCAGTCTCCCACTTCCTAGTGGCGCTGTCGGTGCTTATCATTTCGTACCTATTTATTGATTCGCTGCCGTACGGCCAACTCATCGAAACGGCGTTGATCACCCTGGTCTTGCTGTCCGCCGTGGCGGCGATCGGAGGCCGACGACGAACGCTTATTCTCGCGTCCGCCCTTGTTCTTCCGGCCTTGTTGGCTCGGTGGTACGACCATTTCGATCCGGAGCCGCAACCCCATGGATTCACGCTTATTTCCGGATTGGTCTGCCTTGCATTCGTTTGCTTTCAACTACTGCGCTATATCCTCCGCGCCCCCAGGGTCGATTCTCAAGTGCTCTGCGCAGGCATCGCCACTTTCCTGCTCATCGCCCTTGTCTGGTCGTCGGCGTACTCCCTGGTCGCTCGATGGGTGCCCGGCTCCTTCGTGTTCACCGCCGGAAACGGTTCCAACCGCGTGATGGCGCACTTCGAAGCAGTCTACTTCAGTTTTGCGACGCTCACCGGCGGATGCGGCGATATCGTCCCGGGGTCCAGGGTGGCCCAGTGGCTGGTCATGATCGAATCGACTACGGGAATGTTGTATGTTACTTTGTTGATCGCACGCTTGGTTGGACTGTACACTACCGAAAAGCCGGGTCCCAAACCGGGCGCGTGA